One region of Estrella lausannensis genomic DNA includes:
- a CDS encoding diphosphate--fructose-6-phosphate 1-phosphotransferase: protein MYFLNQERSKAKIIVPSVLQAESLVTKPIPRSQRLSDDVKSYFPHLSHAEVVELAQGGKSAGGPLNVGVVFSGGQAPGGHNVIAGLFDALKRLHKDSRLIGFLGGPAGIINNIHRELNHQDVDRVRNQGGFDLIGSGRTKIEKPEDFEKAKKSCLELHLDGLVIVGGDDSNTNAALLAEYFLANGCSTSVVGVPKTIDGDLKSEMIEASFGFDTAAKTFATSIGALLRDALSAKKYTFFIKLMGRTASHLTLECALETHPNMAIIGEEAAASGKTLGEIVDEIVQLVAKRSQLGKDYGAILIPEGLIEFIPEFRELIDELNLQMADEASHEQILERLSHRAKSLFLALPSPMQQQLLEERDPHGNVQVSKIETERLLIELVGRKLEEKKARGDFKGKFAPVPLFFGYEGRSCLPSCFDANYCYALGMTAASLLREKRTGYIACIRNLASPPSEWQAFGVPLPSLITLEMRKGKRKPVIKKALVDLSGQPFLFFKERRSHWATEDDYHYPGPIQFYGPEEIVNETTLTLKLELAKEPRYVM, encoded by the coding sequence ATGTATTTCTTAAATCAAGAGCGTTCAAAAGCTAAAATAATTGTTCCCTCAGTGCTGCAAGCCGAGAGTCTTGTGACAAAGCCCATACCCCGCTCCCAAAGATTATCAGACGATGTGAAGTCCTACTTCCCGCATCTAAGTCATGCGGAAGTTGTGGAGCTCGCACAAGGGGGTAAGAGCGCTGGCGGTCCGCTTAATGTGGGCGTTGTCTTTTCCGGCGGGCAAGCCCCGGGCGGACACAATGTCATCGCCGGCCTGTTTGATGCTTTGAAGCGGTTGCACAAAGATTCTCGCCTGATCGGATTTTTAGGAGGGCCTGCCGGAATCATCAATAACATCCACCGAGAGCTTAACCACCAGGATGTGGACAGAGTGAGAAACCAGGGAGGGTTTGATCTCATCGGCTCGGGGAGGACAAAAATCGAGAAGCCCGAGGATTTTGAAAAAGCCAAAAAAAGCTGCCTTGAGCTCCACCTCGATGGCCTGGTTATCGTGGGCGGAGACGACTCCAACACGAACGCCGCTTTACTTGCAGAGTATTTTCTTGCTAACGGGTGTTCTACTTCAGTGGTGGGGGTGCCCAAGACAATTGACGGAGATCTCAAATCGGAAATGATTGAAGCCTCGTTTGGATTCGATACGGCCGCTAAAACATTTGCAACATCGATTGGGGCTCTTTTACGCGATGCACTTTCTGCGAAGAAATACACCTTTTTCATCAAACTGATGGGCCGGACAGCCTCCCATCTAACGCTTGAGTGTGCTCTTGAAACGCATCCGAATATGGCGATCATCGGCGAAGAGGCGGCAGCTTCGGGGAAGACTCTCGGGGAGATTGTCGATGAGATTGTTCAGCTTGTAGCTAAGCGCTCACAGCTTGGAAAAGACTATGGGGCGATCTTGATTCCCGAGGGGCTGATCGAATTCATCCCTGAGTTTCGGGAGTTGATTGACGAACTTAATCTTCAGATGGCAGACGAGGCCTCCCATGAACAAATCCTTGAAAGGCTTTCTCACCGGGCGAAGAGCCTTTTCCTGGCGCTACCCTCACCAATGCAGCAGCAGCTACTGGAGGAAAGAGACCCTCACGGCAATGTCCAAGTCTCGAAAATCGAAACGGAGCGTCTTTTGATTGAACTGGTCGGCAGGAAGCTTGAAGAGAAAAAAGCGAGGGGCGACTTTAAGGGAAAATTTGCACCGGTGCCTCTGTTTTTTGGGTACGAAGGCCGCTCTTGCCTCCCTTCTTGTTTCGATGCCAACTACTGCTACGCCTTGGGAATGACGGCAGCTTCCCTTCTGCGGGAGAAGAGGACGGGGTATATCGCGTGCATACGTAATCTTGCCTCCCCCCCTTCGGAGTGGCAAGCTTTTGGAGTCCCGCTGCCTTCGTTGATCACCCTTGAGATGAGGAAGGGGAAGAGAAAGCCTGTGATTAAAAAGGCACTAGTGGATTTGAGCGGCCAGCCCTTTCTCTTCTTTAAAGAGCGGAGAAGCCATTGGGCCACAGAGGACGACTACCACTACCCAGGGCCCATTCAGTTTTATGGACCGGAAGAGATTGTGAACGAGACAACGCTGACGCTAAAGCTCGAGCTTGCCAAAGAGCCTCGCTATGTGATGTGA